A window of the Danio aesculapii chromosome 10, fDanAes4.1, whole genome shotgun sequence genome harbors these coding sequences:
- the LOC130235723 gene encoding trace amine-associated receptor 13c-like, whose translation MKGQKGEQNKLLTGQDSVMAYETEDQETQYCFPDINSSCVKEQRLRHGFNITYFFVSLLSAWTVFLNLLVIISISHFKKLHTPTNMIILSLAVTDLLIGFVMPVEAIRLTDKCWYFGDTFCGLYLLFVSLLLSTSLGNLVLIAVDRYMAVCHPLLYPQKITVTNMLMSICLNWACISAYNTSLIVNNGHFGTSHGIDVCHGECLFMLSFSWTVTDLCISLIFPCTMIIMLYLRIFYVVHQQVKDINSLMKGGKCVSEGSVKKKSEIKAALTLGIMVSVYMLCYIPYYICSLTVISSTTLNVLIWTLHANSGLNPLVYALFYRWFKKTAKLILTLKIFLPASSLINIFSRNE comes from the coding sequence ATGAAAGGACAGAAAGGAGAGCAGAACAAACTCCTAACAGGGCAAGACTCAGTCATGGCCTATGAGACAGAGGATCAGGAGACTCAATACTGCTTTCCTGACATCAACTCATCATGTGTCAAGGAACAACGCTTAAGACATGGATTTAATATCACATATTTTTTTGTGTCACTGTTGTCAGCATGGACTGTGTTTCTGAACCTGCTggtgatcatctccatctctcacttcaaGAAGCTTCACACTCCAACCAACATGATTATTCTCTCTCTGGCTGTAACTGATCTGCTTATTGGATTTGTCATGCCTGTAGAGGCCATCAGACTGACTGACAAGTGTTGGTACTTTGGAGACACTTTCTGTGGACTCTATTTATTATTCGTGTCATTACTTCTCTCAACATCTCTtggtaatttagttttaattgctGTTGATCGTTATATGGCTGTGTGTCACCCTTTACTGTACCCACAGAAAATAACCGTCACTAACATGTTAATGAGTATCTGTCTGAACTGGGCTTGCATATCAGCTTATAACACTAGCCTTATAGTTAATAATGGACATTTTGGCACTTCACACGGAATAGATGTGTGTCATGGAGAGTGTTTATTCATGTTAAGTTTTAGTTGGACAGTCACTGATCTGtgcatttctttaatttttccTTGCACCATGATCATAATGTTATATTTGAGGATCTTCTATGTAGTTCATCAGCAAGTGAAGGATATAAACTCTCTGATGAAGGGTGGTAAATGTGTAAGTGAGGGTTCAGTGAAGAAGAAATCTGAGATTAAAGCTGCTCTGACTTTAGGAATTATGGTATCAGTTTATATGCTTTGCTATATCCCATACTATATTTGTTCTCTAACTGTAATCTCTTCCACAACTctaaatgttttaatatggacTTTGCATGCTAACTCAGGTCTGAATCCTCtggtttatgctttattttatcgCTGGTTTAAAAAAACGGCTAAACTCATTTTAACTCTGAAAATATTTTTGCCGGCATCTTCTCTGATCAATATTTTTTCACGTAATGAATGA